Within the Malus sylvestris chromosome 4, drMalSylv7.2, whole genome shotgun sequence genome, the region TGCATCTGCAAAACAATTCACACCtaaggtcaaggccaagagcttcacgcgcccacgatgaatgggggggctttggccgaagaacctccgatgccaaagttagaatttgagagaaaaagtgtttagagaattttaggaGAAGAAtggacttaggtttttggagaaatggGGAGCTATATAtaagggtgtggccggcccctatttggagaaaaggggtccggccacttatggtggttttTGGTTCTAATTGcaatatattatgtcaaaataatatattgcaatcaattaggaaattaattagaaaattaaccaattaaaaatttggtaattaatcctaatttgaaaagaataaataggggttaccttgtggggaggatttgatgaggattgattaaatatgttttgaataaatacctattttgatcacttttgaccttgaCTGAGCCATTATTGTCCGCTACTTGCGCGTGGGAATCCcagtgtgcctcgagggtaattttgtccttttaacccaaaagttcacgtgtcacctccataattttcttgattattttttgctccacaaatgccctaCACTTGTTGGGCTGCTTACAGGAAAGAGCAGAAAGTGTAGAGATCTCCAACTTTGATGCAGATTCTCACTTAGACTTGGAATTAtattcttctaggaaagggaaataaatcgccTCCGaagcctatttaagcctaccttaagtaggAGATTAAATCAGCTTCGGAGGGCAATTATTTATCCTTataagaaagagagaaatctagaggatatttgttccccctcccatAGCTCTCTCATttgcttgcccgtgcaaagaacTGTCTTCCgttgaattttttgttcttttctgcaccgcaccgatgtaagaaaaacttaattttctttgtcttcttcttgggtggtgctgccacggggcagccatcggggtggtgcggcacgtcggctagTTAGGGCTAGGAGTCGGCTTGGCAAAAGCCAATGAGGTAGTGTGGCAAAGGCCACAACTTATGCTACTCGACTTGACTAAAGCCAAGGGCTGATTAAGTGGCGTGGCATGGGCCATAGTTTGGGCTGCCACGTCTCGGCTGTCTACCAAGAATGAGGAAACTGCTtaagtttgatttctcagctgCCGTAAATGGAGCAATCAAGGACGGAGCTGCCAAGATTGGAGCTGCTAAAGATGAAGTGTCGAATAAGCAAACTATTGAGTGCGAAATGGCTACTGCCCCCTGACCATTTGCTATTTTGCTGAACTTCGAGTATTTGATCTTTTGAGTTATGTGGTCTTcacgcactggagagcaattagtttatcctatCACGTTAGAGAGCaaacccagatgggtgtcagggaattagtttaccctatcgcactggagagcaattagtttatcctttcgCACTGAAGAGCAGACacatatgggtgtcgggaaattggtttaccctctcgcactgaaaaacaattagtttatcctctcacgCTCAAGAGCAAACCTAAATGGCTGTcaaggaattagtttaccctctcgcgctGGAGAACAATTAggttatcctctcgcactggagagcagacccatatgggtgtcggggaattggtttaccttctcgcactaagagcaattagtttatcttctCACACTGGAAAGCAGACCTCAATGGGTGTCGAGGAATTAGTGtaccctttcgcactggagagaaattagtttatcctctcgtactggagagcagacttatatgggtgtcggggaatttgtttaccctatcgcactagagagcaattagtttatcattTCGCATTGGATagcagacccatatgggtgtcgaggaattagtttaccctcttgcactggagagcaattagtttatactttcgcactggagagcagacccatatggatgtctgagaattggtttaccctctcgcactggagaacttacctagatgggtgtcgggggattggtttaccctctcacactgaaGAACATGGAAGTCGTTGTCGTGAGTGCAATTGAGAAAAGCTGGACAATTGCAATAGTCCTTAGCTTGCGAGGTCTTGTTTGGTGATCTACTTGAGACTTTGAACTGCTTGTGGAACCTGTGTAAGATTGTAAGCATGAAGCACAGTAAGCTGTTCCTGGACCTTCTCCAAGTATTGCACAATCCTTAGATGTTTCATCGTGTGTTCTTATGAGGCTTGGTCAGCTGAGAATCTGAATAGATTGCAAGCTTCTCCACCGTTAAGTCTTTTGCCAGCAAAGGCTGCTAGTAAGGCTTTGTATTCTACTCcattgttagatgctttgaagttTAAAGTGTTATGAGCTTAGTCGGCGTGATTATGAGCCATATTGCAAGATCGGCAGGGCTGGGTGCTGTGGTGCAAGATCGGCACGGTTATGAGCCATGGTGACAGATCGAGGGTTGCCAGGGGCCATGAAGCAAGTAGACATGGCTGTATGCGCAGAGCTGGGGCTGGCTTAGGCCAGGTTGTACGCAGTATAAAGGATTAGACCACTAGGTTTGAGATGCTTAGCCACTGGTGATGTGCTGCTTCAGTATTGAACCGTCTGGAGTGTTAAGAACAAGACCTGCCCCCAATTCTTGGTAGTTGAGCTGTGTGTCTTTCTGGTACTCGTATACCCCCGGCGTACTATTAGGCTGAGCTACTGCATTTTTTGAAACATAAGTAATCTTTGTATTCGACAATCTATGTGAGATGGTCTCGTCTACTCGATCTTGTCAATGAAAGGTGATCCGTTTATGTTGGTTATGTCTCGTCAAAGTGCCTCATCAGTAACTTCATTGGATTGGAAATCGTGTAATCGTTCAGTTAGGAGCATCTtgacttcttcttgaattttcctCTAGTGAGGCAGCGGAGCTTCCGGCTACCCCCGGTTGTGACctactggtctaggctgctcttccatgtgttccGGCTTGTCTATACTGCGACTGTAGTGCATATGGTATGTGCCTAGCATGTGAACGAATTTCTCCCGGGCtgccggttgaacttgagtcgaattgagtgactgcttctctttGTCCTTCATGCTACCTATTCCGATGTGAGGTGAATGATGCTCCTTGCAGATCTAGTCGCAAATTAACACTTTGTTTGGAAgattgctcatgttgattatcggagtgtggtCCCAACTGTTAGTGTATGCTCATCCATGGGCCTAGCCAAGAATGCACACTCATTCGCGCACTAATatgagagtatacgctatctcgggggcctaatcgggagtgtacactgccaGAAAGCTCGATTGGTGACTAGTCGAGTGGCTGCCTGCCAAGACGCTGTTAGAGAGGTTTTTCGTCTGCCTTTGTTCTACTTCAGGACACCTCGTTTGGGGCATGTTGCATCTCGGTGCGTTGCAAGAGCTGACTCACCAAGGTCGACTGTtatgcaagggcgctcgtcaactctatgactgtTAAGACAAGTGTTATTCACCATTtaggttggaagagcttggacaaAATGTGTCTCATTGAGTAACGGAAGTGTAATTAGCTCCGGGCACGAGATttaagttgggaaatgtcaaatctgcaaATAAATAGGGTGAAAATACTCCTGGTTCAATCGTTGGCCCAGAAATATAAAGCTGGGATGGTTGAACCGGTCTTGGACCGGTTTAGGTTGAATGAGAAGCCCCGGAATCGGCTGGGCCACGATAGTGGGTTGGTCCGCATGCGGCACACGTAGGTGCATGGCTTGGGCTTTGTTCGGGTGTGCGTTAGGCTTGTGCTGAGTCGCAGCTCGAGCTAGCTCATCTTGGGCTTGGGCCCACGTGGTTTGGAGTAGAGCGGGTTGGATCTGCTGGTCTTGTGCTTGGCATTGGAGCGCACTGGGCTCGTGCTGGCCTTAAGCCAGTGAGGTCTGAGCTGCTCTAATTGTTGCAGTTGCTTGGGCCTCAGCTGCATGGGTTTTAGCTGCCATTGCAGCACTGTGGGCTTGAATGTGGGCTGCCTTACGTTGGTCTGGCTGCCTTGTGACAAAGGCCTAGACTTGCACTGTGAGGTGGCCAGCTCACCGTAGGCAATGGGTTCGCCAAGGGTCGCTGCCGTGGTTGCTACCATGGTGGCTACCACGGTGGTGCCCTGTGGGGGTGGTGCCACTCCACCCGTCATTGTGTTGAGCCTCATAGATCGTCGTGGCCAAATCCTTGAATGTTGGAAGTTCCGTTCGTCGTGGTTTTCGAATTTCCTAGTCATcatacttttcttttacgtttattcaaagaattttataaaaaaaatctaggaactacgaaaaatctacaaatgaacaagaaacTAGAAACTTTTGAATGCAAGAGTCTTCTTCAAGCGTGTGAATCAAGACTCTcgatgaaagcaccaatttgtggatgcaaatttccaccttcttcttcttggacgaaattgcacctgcaaaacaattaacacctaaggtcaaggccaagagccttatgaacccacgatgaatggatgggctttggccgaagaaccttcgatgccaaagttagaatttgagagaaaaagtgtttagagaattttagaaGAATAATGGACgtaggtttttggagaaattgggagctatatataggggtgtggccggcccctaTTTAGAGAAAAGGGGTCCGGCCACCTATGGTGGTTTTTGGCTCTAATTGCaggatattatgtcaaaataatatcttgcaatcaattaggaaattaattagaaaattaatcaattaattttggtaatttatcCTAATTTGAAAAGAATGAGTAGGGGTTACCTTGTaggaaggatttgatgaggattgatgaaataagttttgaataaatacatattttgattacttttgaccttgattgagctGTTATTGTCCGCTGCTTGCGCGTGGAAATCCCGGTGTGCCTTAAgggtaattttattattttcacccaaaaatccacgtgtcgtaTCCATAattctcttatttattttttgctcTACAAATATTAGTGTCCTGGAGACTGGGTATATGATCatcttactttttctttttatgtttgCCCTTTAGTTTAGGCAAAGCCTTCGCTTTTTAGGACGTACAAAGCAAGTAGGAGCAAGATAGGCAACAAGAAAGCACAAATATGTTGAGAATTTGGGTTGAGATTGGATATACATGCACAATGAAGGTGTTTAGCTGaagaaaaaagggaactttaacgaaaagcacccggtactgttcactttaacgaaaaaccacatttttacactaaaaagtcaatcctgatactattcactttaccctttattttgtccttatcattaaaactcaaagttttcaagcccttttcattagttttcctaagaaaaaagggggggggggggttgtgCCATCAGCCCATCAGCCCAAACCCATAGTCACGACCACAgtagaaaatatcgataatatcggcgaaatatcgccgatattatcgttttttggGGACCCCGATATTTTAGTAACTATCCAACTAGTTTTCGgcataatatcgcgatattatcgatattatcgataatatcgcgatattttcgaaactatcgcgatatttggTATGGACTCGTCGGAGAACACGGCCGGAGCAAATAATCTGaaaccctaaatccccaaatgcTAATTTCCAGCCTAATGAACTGAATCTACAATACAGGATTCCGACAAGAACGATTTCATTACAAAAATCAACATGTTTACAAGCCGAGAAGAACGATTTGAGTACAAAAATCAAAGCAAATGAACCgatccctaaatccccaaattcggATTCAAAGCAACTGaactgaatccctaattcctaaatccctaaaatctatttcagtacaaaaatcaaGCAACATGCAGATAAATCGCAATCTGTACAAAAATAgaaccctaattcctaaatccctaaaatcaaTTTCAGTACAACAAAGGTGTGCAACATgcagaaaaattgaaatctttACAAAAATTGAAATCTTTACAAAAATTTAAAGTAACAAAGGTGTGCAACATGCAGAAAAATTGCAACATCCCTAAAATCCTCACGAATCCAAGACGGCTGGGACAAGTTCGTGGTCCTCAGTGGTGTCGACGGCTTGGACTACGGAGACAGAGGGAGACAGGGAGACACGGAGACACGGACGGTTAAGGAGTGGTGTCGACGGCTGGGTTTAGGGCGGGTGAGATGGGAGGAGCAGAGGGAGACAAGGAGACACGGAGACACGGAGACACGGACGAGGACTGAGAACTTCTCGGTGATgatgtctctgtgtgtgtgtgtggaagaagtggagaagggggaagggagggagaagactGAGAACTTCTCGGTGAGAACGAAGGCTCAGACCGAcctcagagagagaagagagaagagagagactgagaggaTTCGGGAATAGGGTGGTGGAGTGGGAAATGAAAGATCGAGACTGAGAGGATTCGAGAGAGACTGAGAGGATTCGGGAATAGGGTAGTACGTGtgtggtgtgcgtgtgtggtgtggtGGGGGGGGTCTcgaagtgtgtgtgtggtggagTGTGAGTTATTCAGTCTTTTTTTACTGTCTGAGTGATGGCAtgttagaaaaaaaaagcatccaatgctccaaattattGAAAACCAAATCATTCCAAACCTATGTCTACCTCTCTGATACAATAATCCAAAGAACTTTTTGCAATTTCAGAACATGCACAACAAATACTACTGCTTTAATAAAGAAAGCGTGTGACAGTCTTTCATATGCAAAACAGTGTCAATGTCTTTCACATGTAAAACAGTGTCAATGTCTGTTATATACTTACATTCTTTCATCATCAGAGGCATTCACCGAATTTTAACTTACATTCTTCTTCCCATACCATTTTCAAAACCATTCCAGATCCTTTCCAACGCCAAGCAACACAAAggcttccatatttaaggtaagtttacaaacttaaatttatattattgtaatttatacaaaaacaaataaatttgtgtgcaatcgtatgttaatttttttaagtaattacttgcatgttaattatgttaatttttgtaagtaattaagtaatgttaatattaattgttttaagtaattaagtaatgttgtataattattccctaggataattttaatatgtttaatgttatttattattttattttccttaccattttcaaagtcattccagatccattccaaagcttgaacacaaaggcttcaatatttaaggtaagtttacaaacttaaatttatattattgtaatttatacaacaacaaataaatttgtgtggactcgtatgtgaatctttttaagtaattaatacttgcatgttaatttttgtaagtaattaagtaatgttaatattaattgttttaagtaattaagtaatgttgtataattattccctaggataattttaatatgtttaatattatttattattttatttcccttaccatcttcattatcaaattggattattattcattaatattaggtttttttattatcaaattggattattattctttaatattagatttttttattatcaaattggattattattcttttatattaggtttttttattatcaaattggattattattcttttatattaggataatttttttatcaaattggtggattattcattaaattggattattatcaaattggattattattatcaaattggattattattatcaaattggattattattcatcaccatgttttaatttaggataatttttttatcaaattggtggattattcattaaattggattattatcaaattggattattattatcaaattggattatgattcatcaccatgttttaatttaggataatttttttatcaaattggtggattattcattaaattggattattatcaaattggattattattatcaaattggattattattcatcaccatgttttaatttaggataatttttttatcaaattggtggattattcattaaattggattattatcaaattggattatgattcatcaccatgttttaatttaggataatttttttatcaaattggtggattattcattaaattggattattatcaaattggattattattcatcaccatgttttatattaggattttttttatcaaattggattattattcattaaattgaattattatcaaattggattattattcattaatattaggttttattattccatattatttgtataattacttaactttttacaatcattttctttactttgtatttaattcttctgtagaataactttattatttaggttctcttatttttatcaaaaaataattgtctaattttaatgaaaaataaatataggtacgtttaagatgtcaagtaaacgtgatccagcttgggaacatggagacccaatagacggaaacaaacatggcacaatttgcaaatattgtggtcgggtaatgaagagtggcggagtgacacgactgaagtatcatcttagtggattagatccatcaaaaaatgtccaacgatgcgataatgtccccccagaagtgaaggcattcatcagcacattattaaaaaataaaaaacagcagaaggaaaagatgacacaaggaatggaaaatattcgagctgggctacggggagaagtctatggccaagcggttgacagtgatgaggatgacgatgaggacgaatgtgatgatgacatgggacctgaagaacgacgcagtttgaaacaagcattacgtgcctccaaacagtcagcatgggaaagagaacaccttcataaaattcctaataggggacaaggttccgggacaagtggtggtgcacaaatgagacggggaggcagtcttagagaatcacaaccaacaccaccaatagccccaagtttatataagtcatccaacgcacgtcaaaagagtgtttggagttatttcaagggaggtaatgtgaaggagggaatggggcgtctaattagcaagttctttatctatgaaaatgtccctgctgcgaaggcttcatcacatcatttcaaaaatatggtagtgggatgtcaacaggccggtgttggagtacaacctcccactccctatgagataagaaacaaatatttggatatggagtataaagacattggcgagtatgttaacaagttgaggtcaaagtgggaaactaatggttgcacaatcatgtgtgacggatggaccggcccgaccagattatctatcatcaacttcatggtatactccaagggcaAGACAATTTTtctgaagtctgttgatgcttcagaccatataaagaattacaagtatatttacaaattattgagggatgtaatcatggaggtgggagagcataatgttgtccaagtcgtgaccgacaacggttctgcatttgtcaaagctggaaaaaagttaatgaagcatcataatgtgttttggacatcatgtgcagcacattgtattgatcttatgtttgaggcaatggggaagagagagaatgttgctactgtggtcaaaagagctagaacgatcactaattatatttacaatcacggttggttgttggcaaagatgcgtgaattttgcagaggagaaattattcgtccagctaccactcgattcgccaccaactatattgcattaaacagcctactcaagaagaaagcagggttgaagcaactattcaccagtgatgattgggccaaccacaattttagccgctcaaatacaggtcgtttggtggaaagtatagtgcttgatcatgctttttggagtcaaacagaacatgtgtgtcaagtgtttgaacctctttacaaagttttacggatcgttgacacagaagtgtatcctactatgggggctgtatatgagttgatgcgtgtagtgaaggatgaattggaaagaaaacatggtgcaaggtgggtcgtaaaaataattgaagaccgatggtataaaacattataccacgatttgcatgcagcaggtataaattatgtcataatttgcaattcatttatttagttgcataagtattatttatcttattagagtatgtgtttctttgaacagcatattatttgaatccccgataccaatacagacccggtgttggagatgatggtacccttatacgtgctgtacataatgtatactctaaattagaccctgcatcaccagcagttggccaatttggaaatgaggtacacaattacttaaattataataattactttgttggattaaactaacacaatttattgtattcagctaacatggtttaaagatgcaagaagaacatttggagaaccaacatcagttgctgctcgaacaaatatgtctcctagtgagtataaacatatttcactataagtttataatagaatttgttggagttattaggcttatcaacattatttttcattgtagctgaatggtggatcatgtatgggaccgatgcaccaactgtgagaaagttagcaataaaagtattatcacaaacagcttcctcatcagcttgtgaaagaaattggagcacatttgcactcatccatacaaagcaaagaaataagttggctcatagtagcttggaaaaattagtttattgctactacaacatgaagcttcaaattcgagataaggaagcagaaatcgatcatgtcgaccgtggtgacccactagatgtgtttgatattgttggtgaagatgatgatacggagggtaaccaactttttcaatggattagacctcttcatttagatgatgatgaaggcaacccagctcccagagttgctgaagaagcacgtaatgaagggataaatgtagaaagagtattagaggaggaggtgggatctagcagcgctgactctgtCGAAGAACTTTTGCACCCAATGCCAagcaacactggaattccacctttttccaatcctacacaaccacaacatcgtgctgatactaatgatagctctagtacaagatcaggagactcacctaccacagGAGGTGGGAATAATGAAGGaaatagtggagctggaggtagtggagctggaggtagtggtggtggatatggaaactattatggaccaccacatcccggatatatgagccccttcactggtgaggcaaacttcacgcatgcaacacaagatgatgaccatggcagtaggcgggcaggaccaggaattggtgccatagggaaggactatactcgcagagaaagaggcaaagggattttgtcaagtcaagaagatgactcgttatctagaacttcagacTCTTTTGGATtaggaagtagtaactatggttatactcataaccaaccatttccctacccttcatatcccattcctgttgggatggaatcgagcgactcatggaatcaatcccagcctcaatcttcaaatgatttttcttatggacaacctcaaccaatctcggatccatatgggtggcatattaacaattacatgcaaaactattttggggatttatcatttgataactactcttcacaatacactcattctacacatagagatgatgaagatagtgacaaatttgaacctcataggaactctatgtggtactaaagtgtaaaatattgtactaattcattatatataaatgattatggtgtgtttagacttctttcattaattactacatattttctacactcataatatttgtcagatcgctatataatcaacttgataatgttaaatccatcatgcaatgcatttccttccaattttttgtgataaactaatagataattgactaaataaacatcctacaaagtttcaatacaaatttccaagtttttcttacaatttccgtggtttccatgtaatttttatcgatatcgatattttaccgatatttccatcgatatttccgtgttttcggactaccgatatttccgatatcaccgatattttcttccttggtcacGACAACAACAAATTAGTAGGTGGAGAAAATAATGGAACTGCCACTGTTTGTAAGATTCAATTGTTGGACAATTATGCAAATTTAATAAGTCTGATCCCATAATTTACAAGTTTACCAAACAATCTTCAGAATATTAGTCTAATTTAATTacggaattgttattggcactccaaaattctcattctacactccaaactttctatatttagaaagaaaaatacaattgtgaggagtgtagaatgagatttttggagtactaaTAACATTTCCCTTtaattaaactaatatagtcTAAGCCAAACcaccaaacaaaattaattgTCATCTAAGTAATCTAAAAATAATTGTGAAGCAAGTAATTTTCATAAATATTGTTGAAAATCTATATTTTCAGTTATCCACTAACGACCATTATTTTACTCCAAACCATAATATCAAGTTACTCTTTGACTCAACTGTCATACCAGACCAGGTCAAACCAATTCAAAAGTATTATTTTCAGAAAACCACCAAGGAAATGCAATTCCACAAA harbors:
- the LOC126617800 gene encoding uncharacterized protein LOC126617800 — its product is MSSKRDPAWEHGDPIDGNKHGTICKYCGRVMKSGGVTRLKYHLSGLDPSKNVQRCDNVPPEVKAFISTLLKNKKQQKEKMTQGMENIRAGLRGEVYGQAVDSDEDDDEDECDDDMGPEERRSLKQALRASKQSAWEREHLHKIPNRGQGSGTSGGAQMRRGGSLRESQPTPPIAPSLYKSSNARQKSVWSYFKGGNVKEGMGRLISKFFIYENVPAAKASSHHFKNMVVGCQQAGVGVQPPTPYEIRNKYLDMEYKDIGEYVNKLRSKWETNGCTIMCDGWTGPTRLSIINFMVYSKGKTIFLKSVDASDHIKNYKYIYKLLRDVIMEVGEHNVVQVVTDNGSAFVKAGKKLMKHHNVFWTSCAAHCIDLMFEAMGKRENVATVVKRARTITNYIYNHGWLLAKMREFCRGEIIRPATTRFATNYIALNSLLKKKAGLKQLFTSDDWANHNFSRSNTGRLVESIVLDHAFWSQTEHVCQVFEPLYKVLRIVDTEVYPTMGAVYELMRVVKDELERKHGARWVVKIIEDRWYKTLYHDLHAAAYYLNPRYQYRPGVGDDGTLIRAVHNVYSKLDPASPAVGQFGNELTWFKDARRTFGEPTSVAARTNMSPTEWWIMYGTDAPTVRKLAIKVLSQTASSSACERNWSTFALIHTKQRNKLAHSSLEKLVYCYYNMKLQIRDKEAEIDHVDRGDPLDVFDIVGEDDDTEGNQLFQWIRPLHLDDDEGNPAPRVAEEARNEGINVERVLEEEVGSSSADSVEELLHPMPSNTGIPPFSNPTQPQHRADTNDSSSTRSGDSPTTGGGNNEGNSGAGGSGAGGSGGGYGNYYGPPHPGYMSPFTGEANFTHATQDDDHGSRRAGPGIGAIGKDYTRRERGKGILSSQEDDSLSRTSDSFGLGSSNYGYTHNQPFPYPSYPIPVGMESSDSWNQSQPQSSNDFSYGQPQPISDPYGWHINNYMQNYFGDLSFDNYSSQYTHSTHRDDEDSDKFEPHRNSMWY